In a genomic window of Roseiflexus castenholzii DSM 13941:
- the modB gene encoding molybdate ABC transporter permease subunit — MNWPAFWLSLQVTAVASVFILFVGIALAFLLARVRFPLRIIVETVIMLPLVLPPSVIGYYLLIAFGRGSPLFEWFHIRILFTWQAAVAASVVVGLPLMVQSSRAALANVDPLLENAARTLGASEWRIFWRITLPLARRGILAGMILSSARALGEFGATLMITGNIPGRTQTLPVAIYNAVQSQRYADAHLMVLVMTALAFTGLILARRLDPPLPNTRSEPSAKAPI, encoded by the coding sequence ATGAACTGGCCCGCTTTCTGGTTGTCGTTGCAGGTCACCGCAGTCGCAAGCGTGTTCATCCTCTTTGTGGGGATTGCGCTGGCATTCCTGCTCGCCCGCGTCCGCTTTCCGCTCAGAATCATCGTAGAAACCGTCATTATGCTGCCGCTGGTGTTGCCGCCGAGCGTCATCGGCTACTATCTGCTGATAGCGTTTGGCCGGGGCAGCCCGCTCTTTGAGTGGTTCCACATCCGCATTCTGTTCACATGGCAGGCGGCAGTCGCCGCATCGGTGGTAGTGGGGCTGCCGCTGATGGTACAGAGTAGCCGGGCAGCGCTGGCAAATGTCGATCCGCTGCTGGAAAACGCAGCGCGCACGCTCGGCGCAAGCGAATGGCGCATCTTCTGGCGAATCACCCTGCCACTGGCGCGGCGCGGCATTCTGGCGGGTATGATCCTCAGTTCGGCGCGCGCCCTTGGCGAATTCGGCGCAACGTTGATGATTACCGGCAATATTCCTGGGCGCACACAAACGTTACCGGTCGCCATCTACAATGCCGTTCAGTCGCAACGGTACGCCGATGCACACCTGATGGTGCTGGTGATGACAGCGCTGGCATTTACCGGGTTGATCCTGGCGCGCCGGCTGGATCCGCCGCTTCCGAACACGCGCTCTGAACCGTCTGCAAAAGCGCCAATATGA
- the modA gene encoding molybdate ABC transporter substrate-binding protein produces MQHCHHVLILIALLLVASGCSAVPTPSAPPNTSGSELVVAAAADLTPAFQEIGKRFEEQTGIRVAFNFGSTGQLAQQIERGAPFDLFYAANKSFIEELNAKGMVIPDTIELYAQGRITLWTRPDSPLKPERVADLVDPVYQQIAIANPEHAPYGQAAKEALERAGVWEKVQPRLVLGENVAQTLTLADTGNVDVAIVALSLSVQGNGNWTLIPAELHPDHPLLQMAAVVAGTPREQEARRFIAFVNSPEGHAIMKKHGFILPGEIVSR; encoded by the coding sequence ATGCAGCATTGCCATCACGTATTGATTCTGATCGCTCTTCTGCTCGTTGCCAGCGGATGCAGCGCCGTCCCGACGCCATCGGCGCCTCCGAACACTTCTGGCAGCGAATTGGTTGTTGCTGCCGCTGCCGATCTGACGCCGGCATTTCAGGAGATCGGCAAACGGTTCGAGGAACAAACCGGTATCAGGGTGGCATTCAATTTCGGTTCGACCGGCCAACTTGCCCAGCAGATCGAACGCGGCGCTCCGTTCGACCTGTTTTACGCGGCAAATAAGTCGTTCATCGAGGAATTGAATGCCAAAGGCATGGTCATTCCTGATACGATAGAACTCTACGCCCAGGGTCGCATCACCCTCTGGACGCGCCCGGACAGTCCCCTGAAACCGGAACGAGTGGCAGATCTCGTCGATCCGGTCTACCAACAGATCGCAATTGCGAACCCTGAGCATGCCCCTTACGGACAGGCGGCGAAAGAGGCGCTGGAGCGAGCAGGCGTCTGGGAGAAGGTGCAGCCGCGCCTGGTCCTCGGCGAGAACGTGGCGCAGACGTTGACACTGGCAGATACCGGCAATGTCGATGTTGCCATCGTGGCGCTGTCGCTCAGCGTTCAGGGCAACGGCAACTGGACGCTCATCCCTGCCGAACTGCATCCCGATCACCCGCTCCTACAAATGGCGGCGGTGGTTGCCGGCACACCGCGCGAACAGGAAGCGCGGCGCTTCATTGCGTTCGTGAATAGCCCCGAGGGGCATGCCATCATGAAGAAACACGGCTTCATTCTTCCGGGAGAGATCGTCAGTCGATGA
- a CDS encoding PadR family transcriptional regulator: protein MSTVKRPLTIELSLLGLVRQQPMHPYEIHQRLTTTALSDVWRIKQAHLYALLHRLEDEGLLVGTTENQINRPPRRMLRLTEQGRAAFDEWMRAPVTHGRDFRLEFLAKLYFAHQEGAAATQSLIDQQRNACQRLLDDLDHREATLPTDHVYRHLVVQFRRGQIQAILAWLDACRIALHAGRLNVAR from the coding sequence ATGAGCACCGTTAAGCGTCCCCTGACAATTGAACTGTCGCTCCTCGGGTTGGTGCGGCAACAACCGATGCATCCCTATGAGATTCATCAGCGCCTGACCACCACAGCGCTGAGCGATGTCTGGCGCATCAAGCAGGCGCATCTCTATGCCCTGCTGCATCGTCTTGAAGACGAAGGACTCCTCGTCGGAACCACCGAGAACCAGATCAATCGCCCGCCGCGCCGGATGCTGCGTCTCACCGAGCAGGGACGCGCAGCGTTCGACGAATGGATGCGCGCACCGGTTACACACGGGCGCGATTTCCGGCTCGAGTTCCTGGCAAAACTCTACTTTGCCCATCAGGAAGGCGCCGCCGCCACGCAGTCACTGATAGACCAACAGCGGAACGCCTGTCAGCGCCTGCTCGACGACCTCGATCACCGGGAGGCAACGCTCCCCACCGATCACGTGTATCGCCATCTCGTCGTTCAGTTTCGACGCGGGCAGATCCAGGCGATCCTGGCATGGCTGGATGCGTGTCGCATTGCGTTGCATGCGGGACGGTTGAACGTTGCACGTTGA
- a CDS encoding DUF362 domain-containing protein: MDRKPRLTRRQFLIGGGIAVSGLLVGHMQRTIGYATHLANDAPVVARVYCPLIVVDARATTTATASSTLTPSPTSTSSPTSTSLPTATPSPTATAVPLPRGHVVHTYHPRATFWNFSSGWYGDSVDAQIVADMVDEGITRLTRTSTRADAWSVLLPNYQPGQMIGIKVSLNNAAREDDDNEIDALMEPINAVIRGLLAIGVLEQHIWIFDVTHGDHPGIIPLRFKRRCAYSQVNFASYQDEHPELGFSTTETVRFNTPSGVAALPDLPFCNALVHLHYLINMPIMKRHVGAGISLGFKNHFGSIDRCNLLHRYTDIGADYFSDRYSPLVDINNHPQIRQKTILTIGDGLFGNPVNNISAPRRWRTFGNAAPNSLFFSRDPVAIDCILADYLRAESGEIAGADHYLRLAGAAGLGVYERGDPWGGGYHQIVYERINLS; the protein is encoded by the coding sequence ATGGATCGAAAACCCCGTCTCACCCGCCGTCAGTTCCTGATCGGAGGGGGAATAGCCGTCTCAGGGCTCCTGGTCGGACATATGCAGCGAACGATTGGGTACGCAACACACCTCGCAAACGATGCGCCGGTTGTTGCGCGAGTGTATTGCCCGTTGATCGTGGTCGATGCGCGAGCCACCACAACAGCAACCGCGTCTTCCACGCTCACTCCCTCGCCGACGTCAACTTCCTCGCCGACGTCAACTTCCTTGCCGACCGCCACTCCCTCCCCGACCGCGACAGCAGTTCCCCTGCCGCGCGGACACGTGGTTCACACCTACCACCCGCGCGCGACTTTCTGGAACTTTTCGAGCGGTTGGTACGGCGACAGCGTCGATGCCCAGATCGTCGCCGATATGGTCGATGAAGGCATCACGCGATTGACCCGCACCTCGACGCGCGCCGACGCATGGTCCGTTCTCCTTCCGAACTATCAGCCGGGGCAAATGATCGGTATCAAGGTCAGCCTGAACAATGCAGCGCGCGAAGACGACGATAATGAGATCGACGCCTTGATGGAGCCTATCAATGCCGTTATTCGCGGGCTGCTGGCAATCGGCGTTCTTGAGCAGCATATCTGGATATTCGATGTCACCCACGGCGATCACCCGGGCATTATTCCGCTGCGATTCAAGCGCCGCTGCGCGTATTCGCAGGTCAATTTCGCCTCCTATCAGGACGAACATCCCGAATTAGGCTTCAGCACAACCGAGACGGTTCGTTTCAACACTCCTTCGGGCGTTGCTGCTCTCCCAGACCTGCCCTTTTGCAATGCGTTGGTCCATCTGCATTACCTGATTAACATGCCGATCATGAAGCGTCATGTCGGCGCCGGCATCAGCCTGGGATTCAAGAACCACTTTGGATCGATTGATCGGTGCAACCTGCTGCACCGGTACACCGACATCGGCGCCGATTATTTCTCCGACCGGTACAGCCCGCTAGTCGATATCAACAATCATCCGCAGATCCGCCAGAAGACTATTCTCACCATCGGCGACGGGCTGTTCGGCAACCCCGTGAACAATATCAGCGCGCCACGCCGCTGGCGCACCTTCGGCAATGCAGCGCCCAACAGCCTGTTCTTCTCGCGCGACCCGGTCGCCATTGATTGTATCCTGGCGGACTATCTGCGCGCTGAAAGCGGCGAAATTGCAGGCGCTGACCATTACCTGAGGCTGGCCGGCGCCGCCGGGCTGGGAGTGTACGAACGCGGCGATCCGTGGGGAGGCGGATACCATCAGATCGTATACGAGCGCATCAACCTTTCTTGA
- a CDS encoding amino acid ABC transporter permease has product MHDFIDLLSRVTPDLLQGTVVTLQIAAISLILGMIVGLPVGIGRVYGPVWLQRLLGAYITLFQGTPLLIQLFTVYYGLPDVGITLGRLQAAFLTLGLNSAAYQAEYLRSALQSVSEGQMVAARAIGMSKWQAIWSVVLPQALRLALPAWSNEAIAMLKYTSVVFLIAVPDLMGQAKILASRYFAPIQIYLIVAVFYIALVGIAYLILTMIERRVRIPGLTGDVG; this is encoded by the coding sequence ATGCACGATTTTATCGACCTTCTGAGCAGAGTGACCCCCGACCTGTTGCAGGGAACCGTCGTGACTCTTCAGATCGCGGCGATCTCGCTGATCCTTGGGATGATCGTCGGGCTGCCGGTCGGCATCGGGCGCGTTTATGGACCGGTGTGGCTGCAACGATTGCTTGGGGCATACATTACTCTTTTTCAGGGAACACCCTTGTTGATCCAACTCTTCACAGTCTACTATGGGCTTCCCGACGTCGGCATCACCCTGGGGCGCCTTCAGGCGGCGTTTCTTACCCTTGGTCTCAACAGCGCGGCGTATCAGGCGGAATATCTGCGCAGCGCGCTGCAATCGGTGAGCGAAGGGCAGATGGTTGCCGCGCGCGCCATTGGAATGAGCAAATGGCAGGCGATCTGGAGCGTCGTTCTGCCGCAGGCGCTGCGCCTGGCGCTGCCCGCCTGGTCGAACGAAGCCATCGCCATGCTGAAGTATACCTCGGTCGTCTTTCTGATCGCCGTTCCCGACCTTATGGGGCAGGCCAAGATTCTGGCGAGCCGGTATTTCGCTCCGATCCAGATATATCTGATCGTCGCCGTGTTCTACATCGCACTGGTCGGCATCGCCTACCTGATCCTCACCATGATCGAACGCCGTGTGCGCATTCCCGGTCTGACGGGCGACGTCGGGTGA